A single Plasmodium knowlesi strain H genome assembly, chromosome: 13 DNA region contains:
- a CDS encoding SICAvar, type I (fragment) produces DKFWTKDGEVDKLWKELAKEMTEKGKEGKESHCGTMDDGSATSGTGATGTSGRPATKPERKACNYLHAGLTKLYDSSTTVTLASPSSSGNDEKILDKNPLLRQTVGCFLLKEYGKQLQKTSTCVIDSGIEKAFRKWNEDNKSKCNGSGAEPCFPCEWKEKDYDDCKVTTNGTTQTPVTDKLSPVQGNITRISNFNLKYINDMSTLCDYIRCAGPKWFKNEATANGGNSNQTWCEFWNDGVKPTLQAMFNHIEDEGKTNTNYVTCRGFGDGNPLSVERKACNYIAEGLKYIKEIPNGTTAKQPNGNDNVLLARAVGCIALNMYANRIMTFTQNSCPIDEERIKKMFDDWNAINNNSCSNSGLGNNNNNNVCFKCDRIQNSDFGGCHLSVADALVASQQKSGSCPSNGEHKKVHDQMKKLLEKDTTIKMKPTLDEINKMDNFCTKMQCAAKQYHTKSLGKSGAEPVTWDEIKGVVDKELKDLLNKITNEEKWEEVDSYCNDNIKSNGDTPGEITAKKKACKLFALGLKHISDIKDKNKDNMDVVPLKQTMMCAALNLYADQLIEKSTDQCPLDNTKLKEAIEHAFKNSNATMKNGANSCPASTKGPNFCFVCNRQDKSTFPDCKIGKDEIKDKMTKLITENDNNTKSKPKSKTNNTPNMDETLDKINKIETFCTQVQCAIKQKLRSQNKLKNGTEPSWDALKTEIETELKELLAHMSRKESQAEVIQYCNDDANWSKLGHKEKHTNKAACLLFASGLKHIYTHINDQKKDPSFEQTMGCLFLKEYAKQLKKMAEEQKKYKVHPNCSVDSGIDYAFNQSNAIMEKAKPPCEKNVPNSCFECTQKDDYGTCFIGAEKVRGKVEPLFKDNDQNKKHMEETLENTVCPILITDLLTPFLPLAPVSIGLSAMAYYLWKYFGPLGKGGARFRRSPAEIPGPSVQEQVLDHVQPDSSHEYRLVKERKPPSAPTRTKRSGRVNRRTIIEIHFEVLDECQKGDTQLNQKDFLELLVQEFMGSEFMEEEQVPKENVPKEDVLMEGVPLELVPIEEVPSLGSGFMV; encoded by the exons GACAAATTTTGGACTAAGGATGGCGAAGTTGACAAACTATGGAAAGAACTGGCAAAGGAAATGACAGAGAAAGGCAAGGAGGGTAAAGAAAGTCATTGTGGGACAATGGATGATGGCAGTGCCACCAGTGGCACTGGTGCCACTGGCACTAGTGGCAGGCCTGCCACCAAACCTGaaaggaaggcatgcaattatttgcatgccggcttaacTAAACTGTACGACAGTTCGACGACGGTGACGCTGGCGTCGCCGTCGTCGTCAGGCAACGACGAGAAAATCCTGGATAAGAACCCACTGTTaagacaaacagtgggttgtttccttcttaaagaatatggaAAACAACTGCAGAAGACCTCCACATGCGTCATTGATTCTGGTATAGAGAAAGCATTCAGGAAATGGAATGAAGATAATAAATCTAAATGCAATGGCAGTGGCGCGGAACCTTGTTTTCCGTGCGaatggaaagagaaggacTATGACGACTGCAAAGTTACCACAAATGGCACAACCCAAACTCCAGTAACGGACAAATTATCACCAGTTCAGGGCAACATTACCCGCATCTCAAATTTCAACCTAAAGTACATAAATGATATGTCCACTTTATGCGATTACATTAGATGCGCcggacccaaatggttcaaaaacGAAGCAACCGCAAACGGGGGAAATTCTAAtcagacttgg TGTGAGTTCTGGAATGATGGCGTCAAACCGACATTGCAGGCAATGTTTAACCACATCGAGGATGAAGGGAAGACCAACACGAATTACGTAACATGCCGTGgctttggtgatggtaatccACTTAGTgtcgaaagaaaagcttgtaattATATCGCGGAGGGACTGAAATACATTAAAGAGATTCCAAATGGTACTACTGCCAAGCAGCCTAATGGTAATGACAACGTACTGCTCGCTcgagcagttggttgtattgctcttaacatgtacgcaaATAGAATAATGACATTTACGCAGAACagttgtcccattgatgaggaaagaataaaaaaaatgttcgatGATTGGAATGCAATTAATAATAATTCGTGCTCAAACTCTGGTCttggtaataataataataataatgtttgttttaaatgtgatAGGATACAGAACTCAGATTTTGGTGGTTGCCACCTGAGCGTCGCAGACGCTCTGGTGGCATCACAACAGAAAAGTGGAAGTTGCCCTTCTAACggagaacataaaaaagtccatgatcaaatgaaaaaactcctcgaaaaGGACACCACCATCAAAATGAAACCAACATTGGACGAAATCAATAAAATGGACAATTTCTGTACTAAAATGcaatgtgcagcaaaacaatacCACACCAAATCATTAGGGAAAAGTGGGGCAGAACCCGTAACTTGG gaTGAAATAAAGGGTGTTGTTGATAAGGAATTAAAGGACCTTCTAAATAAAATTACgaatgaagagaaatggGAAGAGGTTGATTCATACTGCAATGACAACATCAAAAGTAATGGCGACACACCAGGAGAAATAACTGCTAAgaaaaaagcttgtaagctttttgctttaggtttaaaacacatttctgatATTAAAGACAAGAACAAAGACAACATGGATGTTGTACCACttaaacaaactatgatgtgcgcagcacttaatctttatgctgatcaattaataGAAAAATCAACAGATCAATGTCCTCTCGATAAtacaaaattgaaggagGCAATAGAACACGCCTTTAAGAATAGTAATGCCACTATGAAGAATGGAGCAAATTCATGCCCAGCTAGTACTAAGGGTcctaatttttgttttgtttgcaatAGGCAAGACAAAAGCACTTTTCCCGATTGTAAAATTGGCAAAGACGAAATAAAGGACAAAATGACCAAACTCATCACAGAAAACGACAACAACACCAAATCCAAGCCCAAATCCAAAACCAACAACACTCCTAACATGGACGAAACactagacaaaataaataaaatagaaactttctgtactcaagtccaatgtgcaATCAAACAAAAACTAAGGAGCCAAAATaaacttaaaaatggaacagaaCCATCTTGG gatgCCCTGAAGACTGAAATCGAGACGGAATTAAAAGAACTCTTAGCACATATGTCGCGGAAAGAGAGTCAGGCTGAAGTTATCCAATACTGCAATGACGACGCTAATTGGAGTAAACTTggccataaagaaaaacatacaaataaagcagcttgtttactttttgcttcagggttaaagcacatttatacccATATTAATGACCAAAAGAaggacccatcgtttgaacaaacgatgggttgtttattccttaaggaatatgcaaaacaattgaaaaaaatggcagaagaacaaaaaaagtataaggtACATCCTAATTGTAGCGTAGATTCGGGCATAGATTACGCTTTCAATCAAAGTAATGCCATTATGGAGAAAGCAAAGCCTCCATGCGAGAAGAATGttcctaattcttgttttgagtGCACACAAAAGGACGATTATGGAACTTGCTTCATTGGCGCTGAGAAAGTACGAGGCAAAGTTGAACCTTTGTTCAAAGACAATGACCAAAACAAAAAGCATATGGAagaaacattagagaatacagtctgtcccatccttattacggatctccttaccccttttcttcctttggctcctgtctctattggtctttctgctatggcttattacctttggaag tattttggtcctcttggtaaaggaggagcacgtttcagaagatctcctgctgaaattcctggtccatcggtacaggaacaagtccttgatcatgtgcagccagatagttcacatgaatatcgattagtgaaagaacgaaaacctccatctgctccaacgagaacaaaacgttctggtcgcgtgaatcgtcgaacgattattgaaattcattttgaagtgttggatgaatgtcaaaaaggcgacacacaattgaaccagaaggattttctggaacttttggttcaagaattcatgggatccgaatttatggaagaagaacaggttcctaaggaaaatgttcctaaggaagatgttcttatggaaggtgttcctttggaacttgttcctattgaagaggttccaagtttaggttccggctttatggtttaa
- a CDS encoding SICAvar, type I — MAAGGAAVQAGTADPCSGGQDDSGSEATRTKLKDAWDKKWKELTQNGQLVQTERIPGDAGTRVTEMLDDLKRYMKWGDAPGSASTACASLSAGSTGRTGHMKNICKVLVQIVNWMGNLQKDGSNKKNNTLEPSWVPYLRCVVGSGIILRILGNKCKSQDIMNVIFNTMKNGGTEGTLSGMGGICSWVKVDDMEEAEQLLRPTLDQWLNTAKGHTSKGGISGVNNVVHWFKCEGNEKQQEEQAEKEKGKCKSERIMDLLGAGKLGALRTVIDPLEKARVCIQSYIDNNSSGNAGHGKLCNRLQCIDDYLKATKGQTVAAAGQTTTAAALWNDVQTQVTKLATTVSNNVGSDSDADGLCKDVKCPNDGEEECVSKTTCNIMAKALKEVYKKGEADQEDYRIFYPTLRCVILNAFADKLKDRANEGGYACAVEEGIEGAFAAAQEKNKYKEWCNGNGKNDGSCQPCGKQHQVCTAYSIKGTTSLVSKVMNELNKNTTNIQKTLSEISNKVSLCDRMNCIIKQWIDNNTSGATTPGAATTRGVSTTNTDQFWGEKGDVMKLWNELAKKMKETNGKVNGQCDLFATDAEKWACKYLHAGFTELKSISSSITTNAGAYETLHKDPSFVQTMGCFLLHSYAKYMKDKATCNIEKGITQAFESWNVSSNGNCSGTEPCVPCQWNGKDHESCTIKTNGSTDPNYKVEEKLKDIVNEDKDTKIKEMLSNINKRTTLCDHMKCIASHLSSTNGQQKQSNTSAEEFWGKDVKKLWDELVDEMKKKGHVDGNGNGDCTGFDNPSAERACKYLYAAFTKLKELSGSTASQNKNGEILSKDPSFVQTMGCFLLHAYATHIKGKSTCVIDEGIKRAFDSWNPNNNATCKGSNGTEPCVPCKWIEDDYKSCEITTNGSTGTTTPTDVKTKVKEIVNKEEPNTASIIQNINEMKTLCDGLQCIASHLNSPNAQQQKADDFWNKEVKALWTDLSSAMTTNDRSGNGCGQMDNGTGATGGRTATTPERKACNYFHGGLTELYNGSTAAAQPSSSGSNILSKHPSLRQTMGCFLLKEYAKQMGKKSTCPIDSGLRKAFDTAGNGSSVNCKWEEKLDGCNVTTDKGSVTVKTKVDPILTSNEISIEAVTEHINERTTLCDKLQCATSNWFKNHSNVNSVATKKTWCNFWDGAVRTTLQAMFKHIDEKGKTETNAACNDFGDGNPDSVERKACNHITAGLEHINTLSGSGGNDNDQLLARAVGCIALNMYADKIINESKEKCPIHDTKIIEMFNEWNRINNYSCLDSGGSGNGNNNCFVCQRQWEDFNDCKLSVSKTLINTTPPSGSCTSNDNRENVHTEIKKLFEDKNTIKMGETLSTINKMDSFCTKLQCAAKQYHTKTLKKSGTEPVSWNALSGAIGKELAQLLGHMSQKESQAEVTQYCNNDTEWSKLGHTERRTNKAACLLFAAGLQHIYTHGNGPKKDLLKDPSFEQTMGCLFLKEYAKQLEEMAKEKRKGYSWVHPHCSIDQGIKHAFDEINATMKSSSECKNGTNGTNDCFVCTQDENDYKNCLIGSDSVKTNVESMFNEETNKKHMQQTLENTVCPILLTDLLTPFLPLAPVSIGLSAMAYYLWKYFGPLGKGGPRFRRSPTEIPGPSVQEQVLDHVQQDSSHEYQLVKERKPRSAPTRTKRSGRVNRRTIIEIHFEVLDECQKGDTQLNQKDFLELLVQEFMGSELMEEEQVPKEDVLMEGVPMEEVPMESIPLEQAPMERVLSSGSGLLV; from the exons ATGGCGGCGGGAGGGGCAGCGGTGCAAGCAGGAACGGCGGATCCGTGCTCCGGCGGGCAGGACGATTCAGGAAGTGAAGCTACAAGGACAAAATTGAAGGATGCATGGGATaagaagtggaaggaatTAACGCAGAATGGACAACTTGTCCAAACGGAAAGAATTCCG GGTGATGCGGGGACGAGGGTGACGGAAATGTTGGATGACTTGAAGCGCTACATGAAATGGGGGGATGCCCCGGGGAGTGCCTCAACTGCATGTGCAAGTCTGAGTGCAGGAAGCACCGGGAGAACAGGTCATATGAAGAATATATGCAAAGTATTAGTACAAATAGTTAACTGGATGGGGAATTTACAGAAGGATGGgagcaataaaaaaaataacactcTGGAACCGTCATGGGTGCCGTATTTAAGGTGTGTAGTAGGAAGTGGAATTATATTGAGGATCCTCGGAAATAAGTGTAAGTCGCAGGACATTATGaatgttatttttaatacAATGAAAAATGGGGGTACTGAGGGTACATTATCAGGTATGGGTGGTATATGTTCTTGGGTTAAGGTTGACGATATGGAGGAAGCCGAACAGCTGCTTCGTCCTACATTGGATCAGTGGTTAAATACTGCAAAGGGACATACAAGTAAAGGCGGTATTAGTGGCGTCAATAATGTAGTTCACTGGTTTAAGTGCGAAGGGAATGAGAAACAACAGGAAGAGCAGgcggagaaagaaaaaggaaaatgcaaaagtgAAAGAATTATGGACTTATTAGGAGCAGGGAAATTAGGGGCTTTACGTACAGTAATCGATCCATTAGAAAAGGCTAGAGTATGCATCCAAAGCTACATAGACAATAACAGCAGCGGCAACGCCGGACATGGCAAATTATGTAATCGTCTACAATGTATTGATGATTACTTGAAGGCGACTAAAGGACAAACAGTAGCAGCAGCTGGACAGACGACAACTGCC GCGGCCCTGTGGAACGACGTCCAAACTCAAGTTACCAAACTTGCTACAACTGTATCTAACAATGTGGGGAGCGACAGCGATGCAGACGGTCTGTGCAAGGACGTTAAGTGCCCCAATGATGGTGAAGAGGAGTGTGTGAGCAAAACGACATGCAACATTATGGCTAAAGCATTAAAGGaggtatataaaaaaggggaagcgGACCAAGAGGATTATCGAATATTCTATCCTACCCTTCGTTGTGTAATATTGAATGCATTCGCAGATAAATTAAAAGATCGGGCGAACGAAGGTGGTTATGCTTGCGCTgtagaggaaggaatagaggGGGCCTTTGCTGCAGCGCAGGAGAAGAATAAATATAAGGAATGGTGTAATGGGAATGGTAAGAATGATGGTTCCTGTCAGCCATGTGGAAAGCAGCATCAGGTGTGTACGGCTTATAGTATTAAAGGGACCACCTCCCTGGTGAGCAAAGTGATGAATGAGTTAAACAAAAACACCACCAACATACAAAAAACCTTATCCGAAATAAGTAATAAGGTCTCTTTATGTGATCGTATGAATTGTATAATAAAACAATGGATTGATAACAATACATCAGGAGCAACGACACCAGGAGCAGCAACGACAAGAGGAGTGTCTACGACAAATACG GACCAATTCTGGGGTGAGAAGGGTGATGTTATGAAATTGTGGAATGAATtagcaaagaaaatgaaggagacaAATGGAAAGGTGAATGGACAATGTGATTTATTTGCAACTGACGCTGAGAAGTGGGCATGCaagtatttgcatgccggcttcacCGAACTGAAGAGCATTTCCTCGTCCATAACAACTAATGCAGGTGCTTACGAAACCCTGCATAAagacccatcgtttgtccaaacgatgggttgtttcttactcCATTCctatgcaaaatatatgaaagaCAAAGCAACTTGTAATATTGAAAAGGGGATAACACAGGCATTTGAGTCATGGAATGTAAGTTCTAATGGTAATTGCAGTGGCACGGAACCTTGTGTTCCGTGCCAATGGAATGGAAAAGACCATGAAAGTTGCAcaattaaaacaaatggaagcaCTGACCCAAATTACAAGGttgaggaaaaattgaaggacATCGTCAATGAGGACAAGGACaccaaaataaaggaaatgcTATCtaacataaataaaaggacTACTTTATGTGACCATATGaaatgtatagcatcccaCTTAAGTTCCACAAACGGACAACAAAAACAATCGAATACATCTGCG GAAGAATTCTGGGGTAAGGATGTTAAGAAATTGTGGGATGAATTGGTagatgaaatgaagaagaagggcCATGTAGACGGAAACGGAAATGGAGATTGTACTGGATTCGATAATCCATCTGCGGAAAGGGCATGCAAATATTTGTATGCCGCCTTCACCAAACTGAAGGAACTTTCAGGGTCCACTGCGTCTCAAAACAAAAACGGTGAAATCCTGTCTAaggacccatcgtttgtccaaacgatgggttgttttttacttcacgcttatgcaacACACATTAAAGGGAAGTCGACTTGTGTCATTGATGAAGGGATAAAACGCGCTTTTGATTCATGGAATCCAAATAATAATGCTACTTGCAAAGGTTCCAATGGCACGGAACCTTGTGTTCCGTGCAAATGGATTGAAGACGACTATAAAAGTTGCGAAATTACCACAAATGGAAGCACTGGCACCACAACACCAACGGACGTAAAGACCAAAGTGAAAGAAATTGTCAATAAAGAAGAACCAAACACTGCGTCCATCATACAgaacataaatgaaatgaagacTTTATGTGATGGTTTACaatgtatagcatcccaCTTAAATTCGCCCAACGCACAACAACAGAAAGCG GACGACTTCTGGAACAAGGAGGTCAAGGCATTGTGGACAGACCTGTCCTCAGCAATGACCACAAATGATAGAAGCGGAAATGGATGTGGTCAAATGGATAATGGCACTGGTGCCACTGGTGGCAGAACTGCCACCACCCCTGaaaggaaggcatgcaaCTATTTTCATGGCGGATTAACTGAACTGTACAATGGTTCGACGGCGGCGGCGCAGCCGTCGTCGTCAGGATCTAACATCCTATCCAAACACCCATCGTtgagacaaacgatgggttgtttccttcttaaggaatatgcaaaacaaatgggaaaaaaatcgaCTTGTCCTATTgattccggtttaaggaaagCTTTCGACACTGCTGGTAACGGCAGCAGTGTTAATtgcaaatgggaagaaaaattggatGGCTGCAATGTGACCACTGACAAAGGCTCTGTCACTGTGAAGACCAAAGTGGATCCAATACTCACGTCAAATGAGATAAGCATAGAAGCCGTCACTGAACACATTAATGAAAGGACCACTTTATGTGACaaactccaatgtgccaCATCCAATTGGTTCAAAAACCACAGTAACGTTAATAGTGTTGCTACTAAGAaaacttgg tGTAACTTTTGGGATGGCGCAGTTAGGACAACATTGCAAGCGATGTTCAAGCACATcgatgaaaaaggaaagaccGAAACTAATGCTGCATGCAATGactttggtgatggtaatcctgatagtgttgaaagaaaagcatgtaatcatatcacagcaggtttaGAACACATTAACACACTTAGTGGTAGTGGTGGTAATGATAATGACCAACTGCTCGCTcgagcagttggttgtattgctcttaacatgtacgcagataaaataattaacgaATCGAAAGAGAAATGTCCCATTCATGatacaaaaataatagaaATGTTTAATGAATGGAATAGAATTAATAATTATTCGTGTTTGGACTCTGGTGGTAGTGGTAATGGTAATAATAATTGTTTCGTTTGCCAAAGGCAATGGGAAGACTTTAATGATTGCAAACTAAGTGTTTCGAAAACTCTGATTAATACAACACCACCAAGTGGAAGTTGCACTTCTAACGACAACAGAGAAAATGTGCATactgaaataaaaaaactcTTCGAAGACAAAAATACCATCAAAATGGGCGAAACATTATCcaccataaataaaatggactcTTTCTGCACTAAACTCCAATGTGCTGCAAAACAGTACCATACCAAAACATTAAAGAAGAGTGGGACAGAACCTGTATCTTGG AATGCCTTGAGCGGTGCTATCGGAAAGGAATTAGCGCAACTTTTAGGACATATGTCGCAGAAAGAGAGTCAGGCTGAAGTTACCCAATACTGCAATAATGACACTGAATGGAGTAAACTTGGCCATACAGAAAGgcgaacaaataaagcagcttgtttactttttgctgcaggactgcagcacatttatacCCATGGTAATGGCCCAAAGAAGGACCTTCTTAaggacccatcgtttgaacaaacgatgggttgtttatttcttaaagaatatgcaaaacaattagaagaaatggcaaaagagaagagaaaaggatatagttgggtacatccccaTTGTAGTATAGATCAGGGCATAAAGCATGCTTTTGATGAAATTAATGCCACTATGAAATCATCATCTGAATGCAAGAATGGTACTAATGGTACTAATGactgttttgtgtgcacacaagACGAAAAcgattataaaaattgccTAATTGGTTCTGACAGTGTAAAGACCAATGTGGAATCAATGTTTAACGAAGAAACGAACAAAAAacatatgcaacaaacattagagaatacagtctgtcccatccttcttacggatctccttaccccatttcttcctttggctcctgtctctattggtctttctgctatggcttattacctttggaag tattttggtcctcttggtaaaggaggaccacgtttccgaagatctcctactgaaattcctggtccatcagtacaggaacaagtgctcgatcatgtgcaacaggatagttcacatgaatatcaattggtgaaggaacgaaaacctcgttctgctccaactagaacgaaacgttctggtcgcgtgaatcgtcgaacgattattgaaattcattttgaagtgttggacgaatgtcaaaaaggggatacacaattgaaccagaaggatttcctggaacttttggttcaagagttcatgggatccgaattaatggaagaagaacaggttcctaaggaagacgttcttatggaaggggttccaatggaagaggttcctatggaaagtaTTCCTTTGGAGCAGGctccaatggaacgtgttctaagttcaggttccgggttactggtttaa